In a genomic window of Streptomyces sp. SJL17-4:
- a CDS encoding protein kinase, with product MSNTAHHIGPDSAPDRYRLLRSIGRGGEAVLYLAELELAGGTEPVVVKVLDSKTTLTPEVFERISQKWNEQAELLRFVHRPGVVGVREHFQGPPIHRPGESGAITGRALVLVMNHVDGLDLRDWRAERTLSTAAERREVMRTLEQLADVLDRLHSGKATPSGRTVIHGDLSPGNVMVDEHGQATLVDFGLSKLTADHQTAEVWFTPGYAAPEIFEGKRTPGTDRYAFGAIAYFLLSGQSPPTAPEQLVTALGALPQIAGLPAEQRDRVLSIAAADPGRRPLSLSAWVKDVRHGVVSTTTSRPSTVADAVPAAPPPAPPAAPPAAPPAAPAKPSTPPLPVTPPPPMAAPVVAPQPVAAAQPAAPQPAAEPPTVATPGFGPPTPPAASSGPATTSPPPPERRRKGPLIGAVAGVLLIAVLAVIGVQLLGDKDDGGGGGTAGGPPATTTTASTPGTTEPSTEDPTTSPPPANSASPSAHTPGPGPDSVSLTTLNDVGDAPYADLSVGSGTVKATYYETALVPDGTDQECSGFSEYNLGTEWKTLTMTAGIDDSSPNTAARLIVKVDGKALHTGVVDLGQPEKLTLDLDHGLRLRIEFEDPADSCEMGQLILADPMLSK from the coding sequence TTGAGCAACACGGCACACCACATCGGGCCCGACTCGGCACCTGACCGGTACCGGCTGCTGCGGTCCATCGGGCGGGGCGGCGAGGCCGTGCTCTATCTCGCGGAGCTCGAGCTGGCCGGTGGCACCGAGCCCGTCGTCGTGAAGGTCCTCGACTCGAAGACCACCCTCACGCCCGAGGTCTTCGAGCGGATCAGCCAGAAGTGGAACGAGCAGGCCGAACTGCTGCGCTTCGTCCACCGGCCCGGTGTCGTCGGCGTACGGGAGCACTTCCAGGGGCCGCCGATCCACCGGCCCGGCGAGTCCGGAGCGATCACCGGCCGGGCCCTGGTCCTCGTCATGAACCACGTCGACGGCCTCGACCTGCGCGACTGGCGGGCCGAACGGACCCTCAGCACGGCCGCCGAGCGGCGCGAGGTGATGCGGACCCTGGAGCAGCTCGCCGACGTCCTCGACCGGCTGCACTCCGGCAAGGCCACTCCGTCGGGGCGGACCGTCATCCACGGCGACCTGTCCCCGGGCAACGTCATGGTCGACGAGCACGGGCAGGCGACCCTGGTCGACTTCGGCCTGAGCAAGCTGACCGCCGACCACCAGACGGCCGAGGTGTGGTTCACCCCCGGCTACGCGGCTCCCGAGATCTTCGAGGGCAAGCGCACCCCGGGTACGGACCGCTACGCCTTCGGCGCCATCGCGTACTTCCTGCTCAGCGGCCAGTCCCCGCCCACCGCACCCGAACAGCTGGTGACCGCGCTCGGCGCGCTGCCACAGATCGCGGGGCTGCCGGCCGAGCAGCGGGACCGGGTGCTGAGCATCGCCGCCGCCGACCCGGGCCGGCGGCCGCTGTCCCTGTCGGCCTGGGTGAAGGACGTACGGCACGGGGTGGTGTCGACGACGACCTCCCGGCCGTCGACGGTCGCGGACGCGGTCCCGGCCGCGCCGCCCCCCGCGCCGCCTGCCGCGCCGCCTGCCGCGCCGCCTGCCGCGCCGGCGAAGCCGTCGACGCCGCCCCTGCCGGTGACACCCCCGCCGCCCATGGCCGCGCCGGTGGTGGCACCGCAGCCCGTGGCAGCCGCGCAGCCCGCCGCACCGCAGCCCGCCGCCGAACCGCCCACCGTCGCCACGCCCGGCTTCGGGCCGCCGACGCCTCCCGCGGCCTCGTCCGGGCCGGCCACCACCTCTCCGCCGCCGCCCGAGCGGCGCCGCAAGGGTCCGCTCATCGGGGCCGTGGCCGGGGTGCTGCTGATCGCCGTGCTCGCGGTGATCGGCGTCCAGCTGCTCGGCGACAAGGACGACGGAGGTGGGGGAGGAACGGCAGGTGGCCCGCCCGCCACCACGACCACCGCCTCGACGCCCGGGACGACCGAGCCCTCCACCGAGGATCCCACCACCTCTCCGCCCCCGGCGAACAGCGCATCCCCCTCCGCGCACACCCCCGGGCCCGGGCCGGACTCTGTCTCCCTCACCACGCTCAACGACGTGGGCGACGCCCCGTACGCCGACCTGTCCGTCGGCAGCGGCACGGTGAAGGCCACCTACTACGAGACGGCGCTGGTGCCCGACGGCACCGACCAGGAATGCTCGGGGTTCTCCGAGTACAACCTGGGAACCGAGTGGAAGACCCTCACCATGACTGCCGGAATCGATGACTCCTCCCCCAACACCGCCGCCCGGCTCATCGTCAAGGTCGACGGTAAGGCCCTACACACCGGCGTGGTCGACCTGGGCCAACCGGAGAAGCTGACGCTCGACCTCGACCACGGCCTACGCCTGCGCATCGAGTTCGAGGATCCGGCGGACTCCTGCGAGATGGGCCAGCTCATCCTCGCGGACCCGATGCTCAGCAAGTAG
- a CDS encoding phospholipase C, phosphocholine-specific encodes MSRRRVLALGGGALGAAAAGSLLPPSLQEAIAAGPPAGGMAAVRHVVILMQENRSFDHYFGTLRGVRGFSDRNAIELPSGRPVFEQPAALGRTVLPFPIRGAAETQQKDLQYIGDLDHSWDGGGKAWHGGWMDGWVSAKTAATMAYYDRQDIPLHYELADTFTICDAYHSSIHTSTSPNRNHLWSGWTGFEADGSRAVTNAAYAEGTHPGYGWPTYAERLEAAGRSWKTYTEWENFTDNNIEFFTSFKKIARKALAGTGGHTFMESFYAAVRDTDDATERARLLGLLEEGVATLTEAERSLFERGLRRVESGTLADAFRADVAAGTLPEVSYLVPSAIDSEHPGSSSPIASASLVYKVLDALGAHPDVWRHTVVLINYDENDGFFDHVPPPVPPAENTDERWKGRPTGLGIRVPLLVVSPWSVGGHVCSETFDHTSVIRFLEKLTGIREPNITPWRRAVTGDLTSAFDFKRGRKQPPVDRPGPIPPFSGRWRPQPPAVQRMPVQEPGVRPARPLPYQPDAAATFAAGSVRVALSNSGKASAHFALYPYAGEFAVPQHQDVRGTGEWTVPVPGDHYRFTITGPNGFRREFEGPATGGAELASRIDHHDRDLHLTVRNTGSAPVSFTVRPLGYVDPEDLADLGDWTRTVTVKPGKTRTVVHSAADAHGWYDIEVTAPGGFRRRLMGHIENGRPSVSG; translated from the coding sequence ATGTCCCGCCGCAGGGTCCTCGCGCTGGGCGGAGGCGCGCTCGGCGCCGCCGCTGCGGGCTCGCTGCTCCCGCCGTCGCTTCAGGAGGCGATCGCCGCGGGACCGCCGGCGGGAGGCATGGCCGCCGTGCGGCACGTGGTGATCCTCATGCAGGAGAACCGTTCCTTCGACCACTACTTCGGCACCCTGCGCGGCGTCCGCGGCTTCTCCGACCGCAACGCCATCGAGCTGCCCTCCGGCAGGCCCGTGTTCGAGCAGCCCGCCGCGCTCGGCCGGACCGTGCTGCCCTTCCCGATCCGCGGCGCCGCCGAGACGCAGCAGAAGGACCTCCAGTACATCGGGGACCTCGACCACTCCTGGGACGGCGGCGGCAAGGCCTGGCACGGCGGCTGGATGGACGGGTGGGTCTCGGCCAAGACCGCCGCGACCATGGCGTACTACGACCGGCAGGACATCCCCCTGCACTACGAGCTCGCCGACACCTTCACCATCTGCGACGCCTACCACTCGTCCATCCACACCTCGACGAGCCCCAACCGCAACCACCTCTGGTCCGGCTGGACCGGCTTCGAGGCCGACGGCAGCCGCGCCGTCACCAACGCCGCGTACGCCGAGGGCACCCACCCCGGCTACGGCTGGCCCACCTACGCCGAGCGGCTCGAAGCCGCCGGGCGCAGCTGGAAGACGTACACCGAGTGGGAGAACTTCACCGACAACAACATCGAGTTCTTCACCAGCTTCAAGAAGATCGCCCGCAAGGCGCTCGCCGGAACCGGCGGGCACACCTTCATGGAGTCCTTCTACGCCGCCGTCCGCGACACCGACGACGCCACCGAGCGCGCTCGCCTCCTCGGTCTCCTGGAGGAGGGCGTGGCGACCCTCACCGAGGCCGAGCGCTCCCTCTTCGAGCGCGGACTGCGCCGGGTCGAGAGCGGCACCCTCGCCGACGCCTTCCGCGCCGACGTCGCCGCCGGGACCCTCCCCGAGGTCTCCTACCTGGTGCCGTCCGCGATCGACTCCGAGCACCCCGGCTCCTCCTCGCCGATCGCCTCCGCTTCCCTCGTCTACAAGGTGCTCGACGCCCTCGGCGCGCACCCGGACGTCTGGCGCCACACCGTCGTCCTGATCAACTACGACGAGAACGACGGCTTCTTCGACCACGTGCCGCCGCCGGTCCCGCCGGCCGAGAACACGGACGAGCGCTGGAAGGGCCGGCCCACTGGTCTCGGCATCCGCGTCCCGCTGCTGGTCGTCTCCCCCTGGTCGGTCGGTGGCCACGTCTGCTCCGAGACCTTCGACCACACCTCGGTGATCCGTTTCCTGGAGAAGCTCACGGGCATCCGGGAGCCCAATATCACCCCCTGGCGCCGGGCCGTCACCGGCGACCTCACCTCGGCCTTCGACTTCAAGCGCGGCCGCAAGCAGCCGCCCGTCGACCGGCCGGGCCCGATCCCGCCCTTCAGCGGCCGCTGGCGGCCCCAGCCCCCGGCCGTGCAGCGGATGCCGGTCCAGGAGCCCGGCGTCCGCCCGGCCCGCCCGCTGCCGTACCAGCCGGACGCCGCCGCGACCTTCGCCGCCGGCTCCGTCCGCGTGGCGCTCAGCAACAGCGGGAAGGCGAGCGCGCACTTCGCCCTCTACCCGTACGCGGGAGAGTTCGCCGTCCCGCAGCACCAGGACGTCAGGGGCACGGGGGAGTGGACGGTCCCCGTTCCGGGTGATCATTACCGCTTCACGATCACCGGCCCGAACGGCTTCCGCCGTGAGTTCGAGGGCCCCGCGACGGGCGGCGCCGAGCTCGCCTCCCGGATCGATCACCATGACCGTGACCTGCATCTCACCGTACGGAACACGGGCTCGGCGCCCGTCTCCTTCACCGTGAGGCCGCTCGGGTACGTGGACCCCGAGGACCTCGCCGACCTCGGCGACTGGACCCGCACCGTCACCGTGAAGCC